The genomic region TCATAGCGATAAATGCCTTTTGCGATTTTTTGTAAATAACCCCTTTGGTGCAAACTTCTAATCCCTCTATCAGGGTCTCTAAAAACTTTGCCTGTGCGCCTCTGCCATTCCTTAACTACCCAATCTACAACTTCAGGATGAGCAATATCTCTTTTAGCATTTGCTTTGAAAAATTCCATTATCAAATCAAGCTGGCTTCCTTTTTTGATATTTTCACGCATCAAACAATCCTTTCTCTTTTTTGATTGTCTCTAAAAAGCGATTTTTTGAGAGTTCGCAATACTCTTTATCCAGCTCTATGCCTATAAACTTGCGTTTATTCAAATATGCTTCTATCATTGTTGTTCCACTCCCGCTAAAAGGGTCGCAAACTACATCTCCTACAAAGGAAAAAAGTTTGATACATCGCTTAGGTAACTCTCTAGGAAAGGGTGCGGGGTGTCCTATGCGCTTTTTAGATTCTCCATTAAAACTCCATAAGCCATTAGTCCAAGCCATAAACTCCTCTTTACTTATATCGCTTTGTCCTTTGTGTTTTTTCTTCCACTCGCCTTTATAAAGCACGAGGATTAACTCAACAGGTGCGATAACATAAGGAGCAGAAGCACTAAGCCAACTCCCCCACGCAGTGCGCCTTGAGATATTACCCTCATTCCAAATTATTGTGCTGTGATATTTCCAGCCTACTTTTTTAGCAAGAGTTGTGATGTCTGCTCCCACGCTTTGCTGCCCACCTTTGTTTTTATCAAGCGGGATATTAAGACAGAATCTTGCGCCATCTTTTGCCCAAAAATAACAATTTCTAAGCCATTTTTGCGTGAATGCAAGATAGTGTTTATAATCATTGGAATCCGCACTAGAGTTATACTCTATGCCTACATTATAGGGTGGTGAAGTGATAATTAAATCAAGACTTTGAGGGCTTAGCAACTTTTTATGCAACACAGAATCAAACAATAATGTAGTATTTTCATAGCTAAAAAAACCATTACCTATTTGCACTATATGCTTAATACGATTTATCTTATCTCTATCCATTTTGAATAAGCCCTAAAATTTCTAATACATCATAATTGTGATTCTTACTTAAGATTCCAAAAATCTTAAAAGTTTCTAGCAAAAAGTTCTTATCTTTAGAATCTAAAATAAGAGTAGCGCATTCTTTAGATTCTGCTATTCTGCCTAAAAGTAATGGCATATTTTCTTTTGCCTCTAGCTCTGTAATTGGGAAGCATACATAAAGCATAGGTTGCACACCTATTGCCCTTTGTTTTTCTTTGATTATAATTTCAAGCAAAATATCAAAATTACCAAATTTATGCATTAAAAGCGGGTATTTTACTTCGCAATAGTAAAAATTCATATCTAAAATATTTTTACTTGCAGGGTGGCTTCGTAAAATCGATAAATCAGAGCGAGAATCTAAAAATTCATCACTCTTAACATTGCTTAAAAACTCATATAAATTGCTAATTTCTTGTTGCGTGATTATCTTCCATTGGTAAAAATAATATAAATACTCACTTAACTCATAAAGTGCCTTATTTTTGCCATTTGCCCCTATAAAATGTGTCTCTTGTAAGGTGCTTAAAGCAAGTTTTTCTTTATCGTTTTTATCCACATCATAGCCGATTTGCCATTCAATATAATGCTTTTGAGAGAATGGAATTTGCCTTGTTGGAGTTGGGATTCCATATTCATAAAAGCTATTTCTCATCTTTACTCTAATCTTGCCACTTTGCGTTGTGAGTGGGAGTTCTATAAAAATTTTATTATTTTCTAATCTTTCAATCCTCATAATGCTTTCCTAATAATTTTCTAAAATACTCTGTAATTTCTGGGCTTATAGTCTTACTCTCACTTGCTTTGATAAACGCAGATTCTAAGGCTTTAAATTCCTTAAAATCTATCAAAATATCACAATTCCCCAAATAATAAGGAGTATGGGCAATCATCATTTTAAACACATCAATGTAACAATATAAACTATATTTTTCTTTGCTCACATAAATTGTATTGCTATTTTCTTTTGTTATGAAAGTTTTTGAGCGACGCAGGGCGTTAATATCACGCAAAGTGTAAAACATCGCTACTTTTACTTGAGAATCTACACGTTTTTTATTAGGATATTTATCAATATATTTTGCTATAAAATCAAAATCATTAAGCTTAAAAGAATTGCCCTCTAAGGTATGAAAAGTAAAATTTAAAATAAAATCATAATCCATTCCCTGATTGTCTCTTTCATACAAAGCAATGATAATAGGAAAATATCCCATAGATTTAGGACAGAAAATAGCAGAGCTAATAATCATAGAATCTATCAAGCGATAGTGTTTGCTAAAATCTTTCAATGCCTTAAAATTGCTTTCTTTAATGAGATAGGAAAGTGGGTGAAGCACACAAATATAATCCGCCCTTAATGCATCAAAAGAACGCAAAAAGCTAATGCCAATATCACGTGCTTGAAGATGAGAATCCACAGGGGCAGAATTACTATTTTTAAGGTGATTTTGCACGATAGAAGTTTTATCATTATAAGGAGGATTGCCTATGATTATGAGCTTGTTAGATTCTGTAATCCTAAATTTGTCTCTTTGGACATCAGCGAGTGCGTTAGTATGGATAAATAGAGGTTTGGGCGTAAAGTTCTTAAAATTCTCCTTTGCTTGTTTTAAAGCTTTTTCATCAATATCTGTGCCGATATTTTGCTTAAATCCTTCTAATTGCAAAAAGCTTCCATATCCGCAAGAACTATCAAGCAAAACATAATCTTGTGGATTGTTAATAGAATCTAAAAGCATTTGATAAGCAATGCCCACGATAGAATCAGGCGTGTAAAAACTGCCTTGATTAATTGTTTGGATTTTGTTTAAATGTGTTTGGATTGTCATTTATTATTTTCTCTCCTATTCCCACTCTAATTTACCGGGGTTTGCTTGTGCCTGCACCACGCGGTTAATACTAATTGTGTTGTTTGAATAGTTAAAATAAAAATATTTCATATTGTTTTCTATTTCAAAATTAGCGATTAAAAGTTCCTTGCCAATATTTGCTTTTTCCTGCTTGTAATTATTCATTCCATATTGCAAAGTCCATTCTTTCACGCAAAAACCCTTATAAAGCTCTCGTATAAAATTACTATCATCATAAGTTAGCAAAAAATTATGCTTTGTATTTTTAAGATTATCACAAAGTTTTTGATGATTAAAACTCGTATGCAAATCGCCTTTTTTACCATAGAGTCTTGATTTTGTAGCAGAATAATAGGGTGGATCTAAGAACATAAAGACATCTTTGCCCTCTTTTTGCAAGAGATTCTCATAGCTCTCATTGCTAAAAATAAAGTTTTGCAAGATTATATCCATATTTTTAAGCCTATCAATGGAGCTTTGTGTAAAGCGAAATTCAAAAGCTTTTTGCGAATATCCTCCACAATCAACCACTCCACTAAAAGTAATGCGATTAAGCACGAAAAAATCCACAGCCCTTTGAAAATCATCTAAATTTTCATTCCTGCGACTTAAGATATTCTCATAAAGTTCTCTGCCATTTTTATAATATTTTTTAATGTTTTGAATTGCATTAATCAAAGCTTGATTTTGTGTTTTTAGGATGCTCCAAAAACAATACACATCTTTATTTAAATCATTTGCGAAAAATTGAATTTGTTTTTGATGTAAAAGATTTTGAGCAAGATAAATCCCCACACTTCCACCGCCAAAAAATGGCTCTCTATACTCACTAAAGCTTTGCGGAAAATAATCTTTTAAAATCTTAATCGCTCTACTTTTACCACCCGGATAACGAAGTGGTGATTTATAGAATCTAATATTCATTGTTTATCCAAATTTCAAAATGATTTTGTTTGGATTCTATATTTAAGGCTTTTAAGGTAGCAATTTGAGAACCAGAAAAAGCATTGTTTTTAATAAAAGAATCCAAATTTTTGCTTGGCAAAATAATACTATCTTGCAAAATGTTTGAGGTTAATCTCAAGACAATTTTAAAACTATCATATCTTTCAATTTTTGAGAGATTATTATAAAGCATAAGCTTTAAAAGTCCATCTTTTATATCATCATTACTCGGCAATAATGCGTTTTTACTATGTTTGCTCTCGCATAAATACAATGTATCATTTTTGAAAAACACATCATCAATTGTAAAAAAATATTCTCCTCCCAAATAATTATTTATAGTAATTTTTGCTTTCTTCCCTATGCCTATATTTTCTTTGGGTTGTAAAGTTAAAGCCTCTCTATTTTGAGCTTGTTTTGCCTTACCCCTTGAAAACTCCATAAAAGATTCTCTATTTTTAGAAATTTTGCATATAAAATTATCTATATTTTGCACATTATGAAGTTTTATTTTTAATGTATGAGAAATATCAATATAAGCATTTTTTGCCATTTTTGCTAATTTGGCAAGATTTTCACTGCTTAGCTGATTAAGATTCCAATGTAATGCTGATTGATAATACTTAATAAGTTGCTTGAGTTGATCTAAAATATATGCATTATTAAATGCTTGTTTAGTGATTTTACCAGCTTTTTTTTGGGTGAATTTCTGCTTTATCATAAAATCCCAAAATCACATAGATATTTAAAAGACTCATCAAAGAAATGCTATCCCATTGCAAGTAATCCATATCACCATTAATGCCCTCATCTTTAATAATTGGAATAATGCTAACAATCTTATTTGCATAGCTATCAAAAGTATCGTACATCCTTGCATAAGGATAAGAGCGGGTGCGCTTAGGGCTAACCCATTTGCTTAAAGCTAAAGTTTTATTTTGAAAATGAATCAAACACTTGCTGTGCAAAGAATTAATATTTGTAAAAGTGAAGCTTTCCAAATTTTCTTGCCATATTTTTGTATAAGAAAAATTTTTAATTTGTGCTTGTAACATAAAACTTCCTTAGGATTCCAATTTAGCCCACAGCTTTGCAATAATTCTCTTTATCCACAATGCCGCTCTTTTTCCGCGAATTTTACACTATAAGCATTAAATGTGTGATTTTAACAACAAAATCTAGGTGTAAAAATATCAAATCCATGTAGAATCAGAGATTTACGCAAGGATTCTCGGCTATTATCTTGCAAGATTTGATTTGTTAAAATCTTACTTTGTGTGCGTAATCCTATACTTTGCACTTGCTTTAAGGCAAATGCTGTTGTAATTATTTATATCCTTAAACTCAAATTCCCAAATCAAAAATTCACCACCACGCTTTTCAAAAATAACGTTGTTACTTGTTTTTGAGTATGAATACTCCATTGTCTTAGCGGATAATAAAGTTGTCGTATGATGATATTTTTTGTTTGAGTATTTTTTTGCCTCTATTAAAACAACTTTATCTCTCCCCTCAAATCCGCTATCTACCTCTGTTTGCACAGAAACTACTTTGATATTTTTGTAATATTGTGTATCAAAAGAAAATTCCGGCGTGTATTTCCGACCTCGTATGCTTAAAACCAAGCTTTCATCATTTAAAAATGTCCTTATAAGAGACGAAGCATAAGCAAAATCTAAATGTTGCATTTGAGAGTTTCCAACTTTTGCACTTTTTAGCTCAAAATCTAATTTGCTTATATAGGTTTCGCATTGTGTTTGAATGTCTGGAATATCAACATAACCCTCGCCTTTGCAGATAATATATTCCCCATTTTTGATAGGCAAAATAAAAAGTTCGTTATCAATAAAAATCTGTGGTCTATCCTCTCTACTATCTTGCTTGCATAAAATACGCACTTCTTTTTGCGAGACTTTGTGAAAGTCTTTTACGCATTTCTTAATTTGTCCTGCCTTTAATAAAAAGGGTTCTTTATTAAAATCGTGTTGATACATTTTTAAATCATCATAGATTTTTTGCCAGCTTTCATTATTTTTACTCATAATTTCCCCTAATCAAAAGTTCAGTAATTTCCCCTCTCTTATCGCCCTTACAATTAATCACTCTTTTTGCTTGAATTTCTATAATTTCAAAATCCTTATAAAGTTCTCTTATAAATTCTGCATTAGAATTGCTTTGTAAAACTTTTATGCCTTTAGAATCTAGCTCCCTAAAAACATTATAAAGCCTGAATTGTTCTTCTTTTAAAAAATTATCCGTATAGCTTACAAAGCTAGAGGTTTGGCTAAGTGGATAATAAGGCGGGTCAAAATATACAAAATCTCCCTTTTTAGCGTTTTTGATAGCCATTTCAAAATCAATATGCATAATGCTCACATTTTTTAAGGCATTATGCGCATTCATAATCAAATCTTTATCATAAATCTTAGGATTTTTATAACTTCCCATAGGTGTGTTAAACTCGCCCTTAGCGTTGTAGCGACATAATCCGTTAAAACAAGTTTTATTAAGATAAATAAACCTTGCAGCGCGAAAAAAGGGATTGAAATTGGCAAAGTTTTTTTGTCTATCAAGATTGCGAATGTGATAAAAAGTTTCTTTATTATGCGTATTTTGTAAAATTTCTAGCTCTACTAAAAGTTTTTCAGGATTATCTTGGATTGCTTGATAGGCGTTGATAAGCTCTTTATTTTTGTCATTCAAATAAATTTTAGATGCGCATAATCCTTGATTATGCAAAGCAAAAAACAAAGCCCCGCCACCCACAAATGGTTCAAAATAGCACTTGAAATGCTTTGGGATAAAAGGCATTATCGTATCTATCAACGCCCTTTTTCCACCCGCCCATTTTACAAAAGGCTTAGATTCTGCATTTTCAAATGAGTGTTGCAATATTTTATCCTTATGTGACTCTTTTCTGTAAATTTTACACTATAAGCATTAAAAATGTGTGATTTTAATAACAAAATCTGTGGTGTAAAACTTCCTTGATTAATCGTTTGGATTCTATCTAAATGCATTTGGATTGCCATTTCTCTCCCTACTCCCACTCTAATTTAGCCGGTGGTTTGCTTGGCTTGTCTGCATCACGCGGTTAATGCCTTGTGTTTTATTGATGATACACTTCTTATCAAGCTTCTAACATTAAGATATTATCAAAAAGATTTATCCTTTCTTTGCCTGTATTTTTTAGTTTTATTTTTTGTATATCAATATGTTTTATGTTTTGTGGAATCTCAAAGTATTTTTTGAGTCCCTCCCAATCACATTCTCTCAATGTAACAATTTCATTTAAATGAAAGCTCACATAAAATTCTCCTATTTGAGACACAAAATATTCAGAATCTATTTTGTCTTGTGCAATTTCACAATACTGCTCATCTTTCTCAAAACCTATAAAATTTCTCCCGAGTCGTTTTGCGGCAATTGCTGTTGTTCCTGTCCCTAAAAATGGATCTAAAATTGTATCCCCCTCTTCACTGCTCATCAAAATAATCCTCTCTAGCAAATGAATAGGAAGTTGGCAGGGGTGGTTATCTCTATTTTTAGTGTGTCTTATGCGATGAATATCTGTCCATACATCAGAACAAAGAGGTCCAAAAGGATGCAAAATACCCTTTTTCCCTCCATAGTCTTTAACTAAAATGCCCTTCCTGTCTCTCTTGTGTGGATAGCGAACTTCTTTAAATCTACTTTTCACCTCACCTTTTGAATAAAATAATATTCCATAATGTGCGGGTTGCAAGGTTTTTCCCATCGGAGCGGTCATTGCCTCCCAACTTATCCAATGCCTAAACATAGCTTTATCATTGAGAAAATTTGCATAATAGACAAGCCATTTTGGAATATTGTGCAAAAAAATAAAGCCATCATTTTTGAGTACTCTTACACATTCGTTTATCCATTTTTCACACCATTGCAGATATTCAGATTCTAAGAGTTTATCTTTATGGGAATTGTATTTTTTTTTAAGATTAAAAGGTGGGTCGGCAAAAACGCAGTCTATACTATTACTTGGAATTTTTTTTAATAATTCTAAACAATCACCTTGTAAAATTTCATTCATAGGTAAGTTTTTCATTTTTTACACCTTAAAAATATTTTTAAGCATTAATTCAAATCGTTGTAATTCATCACAACGAAAAGTAAAAACTTCATCATAAGCCTCAACCATACGCCTTAAATCTTGTTTGCGAACATACCAGCCAATCCCATCAATAAATCCATAAAACTTAGCATTTGGATAATGCTTTTTAATCAACATTCCTACTGTAATCTCTGTTTTTGCCTTATCGCCTTGCCCAGAACTTGTTGTGCTTAAAAAAGAGGATTCTATAATAATTTGCGGATTTTGTTTATTCGGAATAATAAAATCCATAGTGCGTTTGCTAAGGTTTTCATTTAAACCTAAAAGTGGCAAGTCTCCACTATCATAATAAATAGATAAACGAGAGAGAATTTCTTTAATCGTGGATTCTGGATTATTCTGCATAGCACCTGAATAACTCCCTTTTTGGCGATAGCGAATAAGTGTGTCAATCATTGCATTTTTATCAAAATTAACTTTTTGTAAATTTAATTTATTGAGTTCAAATAAAGGTAATGTTTTAGCCAAAAAGGGGTTAGATGAGCCTTGAAAAAAGAGATTAATGAGTCCTTTTGCAAAATTTTCATTATTTTTAATGAGATTTTTTATTTTTTTATCACCCCATTCTTTTAAATCTGTCTCAGTATTATGTGTATTCCAATGTTGCATATTAAGAAGCATTGACAAATCATTATCTTTTACGATTCGTGCAATCGTAATAATTCTTTTGAGGTTTTCATTAGCAATACCATTAAGCACGAGTAAAGCTTCTAATCCAAATTCATTTGTTTGTATAAAATTGACAAAAACCTCTTCTTTACAGCCTTGATTTAAGATTTGATTTTGCAAATTCAATAGTAAAGTCTTTATAAGGTTAATTGTGTTTGCCTCATAGCTTTCTTCAAATTGTGAATTTGAAAAATAAAAAGAGTTTTTCTCAATCACAATATTATATTTCTTACTCATAATCTCCCCCTACTCCCACTCAATTGTGCCCGGTGGCTTAGAAGTGATGTCATACACCACGCGGTTAATGCCCTCTACTTCATTGATGATTCTATTGTTTGCAAATTCTAAAAAACTAGAATCTAGCACTGCATTTTCTAGGCTTCGTTGTGAAAACAAAAATCTTCCATCGCATACAAATCCAAGCTCCTCCCAATCAACATTATTGAGCCTCTCACATAATATTCCCAATATCACAGAATCCACCTTAAATTTTGGAAAAACTGCTAGGACTGAACCATCATAAGCCTTGCATTCGTGAATAAAAAATGGCTTTTTATTGCGCGTTTTAGTATTGACATAAATGCGTGATTTTTCACTTTTATAATAATCCCTTCCCCATTCCCACCAATTTTCCTCATTGAATTTTTTAATCCTCCGCCTTAAAAGCTGCCCTTTAAAATCTTGTAAATACGCACAATTTTTACCATAGATTCCATAAATCATTTTTCTCGTTTTGCCACTTTTAGCAGTAGTAGAATTTACAAATTCCACATTACCAACCTCTTCATTTGTAAAGATAGAATCTGCACCACTTACTGCTCCAACTTTGACAAAAAATAAATCTTTAAAAGGAATCGTGTAGGCTTTTTTAGTGAAAAGTAGCTGTCCATTTACACAGGAAAACTCTCTTAAACACTGCGTCTTGCGAGTAAAATTATCCTTTTCAAACCTCCAAATCGCACAATTTGGCTGGGCATTGTCAAAAATCTTTTTATCACCCAAATCAATAAAATGCGTGATACTACCTTGAGAAAATAAAAACTCATTTAAACGCACACTTGAGGTTGATTTCAAAAAATCTCGTGGGGTAATAAAAATCAACTCTCCTCCCTCTTTTAAGTGCAAAATACATTTGTAGATGAAAAAAAGATAAAGATTTGAGCGAGAATCAAAAAGCCTAGAATAAGGTTTAAGAAGTGTCTTTGTAGATGTAGCAATATCTTGATAACGCACATAAGGCGGATTCCCAATAATGCAATCAAATTTTTCATTCACAGGATAGCCAAAAAAATCTTCTTGCAAAACCGCCTTATCACAAACTACACTAGAATCTATTTCAATACCCACTTTATTTTTAGGTAGATTTTCAAAAAACGCCCCATTGCCACAGCTTGGCTCTAAAAATCGCGGATTTTGTAGAATCTTTGTGCTTTGAATGAGGCTTAGCATATCACTTACAATATAGCTTGGGGTAAAAACCTGCCCTAAAGTTTCTACATTAAGATTCATAAAAATATCTCCTAAAATGCAAATAAGCATCAGCTCTAAGTTTTAAAGATTCCTCAAAAGTTCCAAGTAAAAAAGCTTTTGCACTTTCAAAATCTCTATTTATCAGTTTGCGATTATTGTCCCATTTAGCTTGAAAGGGGAGATTGTTGCCATTTGGCAAGATAGATTCTAAACTTTTTAACGAAGTAGCAAACACATCACTAGGATTATCTTTGTTTATAATTAAAAAATAATAATCCTTGCCATTTGGTTCTAGATTCTCACTTAAAGTTTTGAAATATATTTCCCAGCTTACACCATTATTAAAAGGTGGAATTTTACCTGTTAAGGCATAATAGATTCCTAGTTTGCAGTTGAGATTATCAGTTGTTTTTGTCGTGCTAACTTTAATATTTACAGGATAAAATACATTATTTTCATAAAAACTAAAATCTACCCAATCACGCATATTTGGGTGATTTATTACAAATTTTGATTCTAAAAGTCTAAAAATTTCATCTTCGTTAAAAGCTGAATTTATCCGCCCATCACGACTTTGAGTGCTTAGTTGTAAGTTTTGTTTTTTAAGAAAAACTACTATGTCATTTAATAGATTTGGCAATGTGGTTTTGTTTTCACTCATTCCCTACTCCCACTCAATAGTTCCCGGTGGCTTAGAAGTGATGTCATACACCACGCGGTTAATGCCATCTACTTCATTGATTATGCGATTACTCACAGATTCTAAAAAGCTATGTGGCAAATGCGCAAAACTTGCTGTCATTCCATCTAGTGCCTCCACTGCACGCACACAAATGGTATTATCATAAGTGCGATTATCGCCCATTACCTCAACGCTTTTGATATTTATCTTATATTTACTTAAGATTCTAAAGCCCATTATAATTTCTCACACACAACAATATACTCTTCGTTCATTGTATTGGATTTATATCCACTTTTATTGCTTGGTGAATTTTGAAGTGGCATTGATTTGTTAGAAATTTTGCGTTTAATTGTTTGCAAGTGCATAAAACCATTATTGCAAAAAACTTCGGCAATAAATTTATCAGTAGGAAGTTCTATATTTTTTACTCTGCGATTGCCTACTATAAAAAATACTTTACCACCGAGATTTATAGAATTTATTAAAGATTGAATGTTAGATTCCAAATCAAAATAAAAGCTTGAGATTTCTAGAGCTCTTTTTTTATCTGCTTTATCAATCTCTATAATGTAATCCCTAATCAATCCTTTATTATAGAGATTTTTAGCCTTTATGCCCCCCATAAGCCTAGAGTCTAATTTCCTAGCGTCTTTAAAACCTAACCATTCGTTAATAAAAGTGCTAAATTGCCCATACGCCACAGTGGTTTTAGAATCTCCATAAGGTGGGCTTGTTAGTAAAGTATCAAATTTTTGCTTTGGATTTTGAAAATTCGCATTACTAAGATTAAGATTAACTTCTTGTAATTTTGGTTGATAAAATTGCAAATAATCCTTTAAAATAGTTTCTATATTTTTGATAAAAATGGCATATACATTGGGCTTATAATTTTCATAATTCTTCATTCTAAAGAGCT from Helicobacter himalayensis harbors:
- a CDS encoding DNA-methyltransferase, with amino-acid sequence MKNLPMNEILQGDCLELLKKIPSNSIDCVFADPPFNLKKKYNSHKDKLLESEYLQWCEKWINECVRVLKNDGFIFLHNIPKWLVYYANFLNDKAMFRHWISWEAMTAPMGKTLQPAHYGILFYSKGEVKSRFKEVRYPHKRDRKGILVKDYGGKKGILHPFGPLCSDVWTDIHRIRHTKNRDNHPCQLPIHLLERIILMSSEEGDTILDPFLGTGTTAIAAKRLGRNFIGFEKDEQYCEIAQDKIDSEYFVSQIGEFYVSFHLNEIVTLRECDWEGLKKYFEIPQNIKHIDIQKIKLKNTGKERINLFDNILMLEA
- a CDS encoding modification methylase, giving the protein MTFLEKPRFNADFAPKHTIRDSKKQEYLAIYKPKYDFLGQSYASMYPNLHKYPATMLPQIGLELLKEFKAKKSNLLDPFCGSGSSFVSGLEYGIKHFVGFDLNPLAITISKARMTYIESSYLIRQKERLLRQLESKNKPSLDFNPLENITNLDFWIDKNAQQDLKLIFSHLKNLEDKNVQNLFMLSFSETLRECSYTRNNEFKLFRMKNYENYKPNVYAIFIKNIETILKDYLQFYQPKLQEVNLNLSNANFQNPKQKFDTLLTSPPYGDSKTTVAYGQFSTFINEWLGFKDARKLDSRLMGGIKAKNLYNKGLIRDYIIEIDKADKKRALEISSFYFDLESNIQSLINSINLGGKVFFIVGNRRVKNIELPTDKFIAEVFCNNGFMHLQTIKRKISNKSMPLQNSPSNKSGYKSNTMNEEYIVVCEKL
- a CDS encoding R.Pab1 family restriction endonuclease; the protein is MRIERLENNKIFIELPLTTQSGKIRVKMRNSFYEYGIPTPTRQIPFSQKHYIEWQIGYDVDKNDKEKLALSTLQETHFIGANGKNKALYELSEYLYYFYQWKIITQQEISNLYEFLSNVKSDEFLDSRSDLSILRSHPASKNILDMNFYYCEVKYPLLMHKFGNFDILLEIIIKEKQRAIGVQPMLYVCFPITELEAKENMPLLLGRIAESKECATLILDSKDKNFLLETFKIFGILSKNHNYDVLEILGLIQNG
- a CDS encoding Eco57I restriction-modification methylase domain-containing protein, with the protein product MTIQTHLNKIQTINQGSFYTPDSIVGIAYQMLLDSINNPQDYVLLDSSCGYGSFLQLEGFKQNIGTDIDEKALKQAKENFKNFTPKPLFIHTNALADVQRDKFRITESNKLIIIGNPPYNDKTSIVQNHLKNSNSAPVDSHLQARDIGISFLRSFDALRADYICVLHPLSYLIKESNFKALKDFSKHYRLIDSMIISSAIFCPKSMGYFPIIIALYERDNQGMDYDFILNFTFHTLEGNSFKLNDFDFIAKYIDKYPNKKRVDSQVKVAMFYTLRDINALRRSKTFITKENSNTIYVSKEKYSLYCYIDVFKMMIAHTPYYLGNCDILIDFKEFKALESAFIKASESKTISPEITEYFRKLLGKHYED
- a CDS encoding Eco57I restriction-modification methylase domain-containing protein is translated as MNLNVETLGQVFTPSYIVSDMLSLIQSTKILQNPRFLEPSCGNGAFFENLPKNKVGIEIDSSVVCDKAVLQEDFFGYPVNEKFDCIIGNPPYVRYQDIATSTKTLLKPYSRLFDSRSNLYLFFIYKCILHLKEGGELIFITPRDFLKSTSSVRLNEFLFSQGSITHFIDLGDKKIFDNAQPNCAIWRFEKDNFTRKTQCLREFSCVNGQLLFTKKAYTIPFKDLFFVKVGAVSGADSIFTNEEVGNVEFVNSTTAKSGKTRKMIYGIYGKNCAYLQDFKGQLLRRRIKKFNEENWWEWGRDYYKSEKSRIYVNTKTRNKKPFFIHECKAYDGSVLAVFPKFKVDSVILGILCERLNNVDWEELGFVCDGRFLFSQRSLENAVLDSSFLEFANNRIINEVEGINRVVYDITSKPPGTIEWE
- a CDS encoding type II restriction enzyme; protein product: MSKNNESWQKIYDDLKMYQHDFNKEPFLLKAGQIKKCVKDFHKVSQKEVRILCKQDSREDRPQIFIDNELFILPIKNGEYIICKGEGYVDIPDIQTQCETYISKLDFELKSAKVGNSQMQHLDFAYASSLIRTFLNDESLVLSIRGRKYTPEFSFDTQYYKNIKVVSVQTEVDSGFEGRDKVVLIEAKKYSNKKYHHTTTLLSAKTMEYSYSKTSNNVIFEKRGGEFLIWEFEFKDINNYNSICLKASAKYRITHTK
- a CDS encoding restriction endonuclease, whose product is MSENKTTLPNLLNDIVVFLKKQNLQLSTQSRDGRINSAFNEDEIFRLLESKFVINHPNMRDWVDFSFYENNVFYPVNIKVSTTKTTDNLNCKLGIYYALTGKIPPFNNGVSWEIYFKTLSENLEPNGKDYYFLIINKDNPSDVFATSLKSLESILPNGNNLPFQAKWDNNRKLINRDFESAKAFLLGTFEESLKLRADAYLHFRRYFYES
- a CDS encoding DNA-methyltransferase, producing MDRDKINRIKHIVQIGNGFFSYENTTLLFDSVLHKKLLSPQSLDLIITSPPYNVGIEYNSSADSNDYKHYLAFTQKWLRNCYFWAKDGARFCLNIPLDKNKGGQQSVGADITTLAKKVGWKYHSTIIWNEGNISRRTAWGSWLSASAPYVIAPVELILVLYKGEWKKKHKGQSDISKEEFMAWTNGLWSFNGESKKRIGHPAPFPRELPKRCIKLFSFVGDVVCDPFSGSGTTMIEAYLNKRKFIGIELDKEYCELSKNRFLETIKKEKGLFDA
- a CDS encoding DNA adenine methylase, whose translation is MNIRFYKSPLRYPGGKSRAIKILKDYFPQSFSEYREPFFGGGSVGIYLAQNLLHQKQIQFFANDLNKDVYCFWSILKTQNQALINAIQNIKKYYKNGRELYENILSRRNENLDDFQRAVDFFVLNRITFSGVVDCGGYSQKAFEFRFTQSSIDRLKNMDIILQNFIFSNESYENLLQKEGKDVFMFLDPPYYSATKSRLYGKKGDLHTSFNHQKLCDNLKNTKHNFLLTYDDSNFIRELYKGFCVKEWTLQYGMNNYKQEKANIGKELLIANFEIENNMKYFYFNYSNNTISINRVVQAQANPGKLEWE
- a CDS encoding DNA adenine methylase, which gives rise to MQHSFENAESKPFVKWAGGKRALIDTIMPFIPKHFKCYFEPFVGGGALFFALHNQGLCASKIYLNDKNKELINAYQAIQDNPEKLLVELEILQNTHNKETFYHIRNLDRQKNFANFNPFFRAARFIYLNKTCFNGLCRYNAKGEFNTPMGSYKNPKIYDKDLIMNAHNALKNVSIMHIDFEMAIKNAKKGDFVYFDPPYYPLSQTSSFVSYTDNFLKEEQFRLYNVFRELDSKGIKVLQSNSNAEFIRELYKDFEIIEIQAKRVINCKGDKRGEITELLIRGNYE
- a CDS encoding DpnII family type II restriction endonuclease; amino-acid sequence: MSKKYNIVIEKNSFYFSNSQFEESYEANTINLIKTLLLNLQNQILNQGCKEEVFVNFIQTNEFGLEALLVLNGIANENLKRIITIARIVKDNDLSMLLNMQHWNTHNTETDLKEWGDKKIKNLIKNNENFAKGLINLFFQGSSNPFLAKTLPLFELNKLNLQKVNFDKNAMIDTLIRYRQKGSYSGAMQNNPESTIKEILSRLSIYYDSGDLPLLGLNENLSKRTMDFIIPNKQNPQIIIESSFLSTTSSGQGDKAKTEITVGMLIKKHYPNAKFYGFIDGIGWYVRKQDLRRMVEAYDEVFTFRCDELQRFELMLKNIFKV